The genomic interval AAATTGAAGCGTCCAAATACGACCTTAGCTACATCGCTCTTGACGGCAACATCGGTTGCTTGGTCAACGGTGCAGGCCTAGCGATGGCAACAATGGATATTATCAAATATTACGGCGGCGACCCTGCCAACTTCCTAGACGTAGGGGGCGGTGCTACAGCTGAGAAGGTAACAGAAGCGTTCAAAATCATTTTGTCTGATGAAAAAGTTAAAGGTATTTTCGTTAACATTTTCGGCGGCATTATGCGTTGTGACGTAATTGCAAATGGCGTTGTCGAAGCAGCGAAGCAAGTCGGTCTTGACCGTCCGCTCGTTGTTCGTCTAGAAGGTACTAACGTAGACCTCGGCAAAACTATTTTGAAAGAATCGGGATTGAACATCGTGGCTGCGGATTCCATGGCGGACGGCGCGCAGAAGATTGTCGCTCTCGTGAAATAAGATAACTTGCTGTGTGGCATAGGCCGCATACGAATTCATTCAGGGGATGTGAGTTAAGAGTGAGCATTTTGGTTAATAAAGATACAAAAGTCATTACCCAAGGTATTACAGGAGCAACTGGCTTGTTCCATACCAAAGGCGGATTGGAATACGGTACGCAAATGGTCGGCGGCGTAACACCTGGTAAAGGTGGCACTAACGTTGATATTACACTTGATAACGGCACGCTCGTATCATTGCCTGTTTTCAACACGGTTGCTCAAGCAAAAGCTGCTACTGGCGCTAATGCTTCAGTTATCTATGTACCACCTGCATTTGCTGCAGATGCAATCATGGAAGCGGTTGACGCTGAGCTTGATCTTGTTATCTGTATTACAGAAGGCATTCCCGTGCTTGATATGGTAAAAGTTAAACGTTACATGGACGGCAGCAAAACCGTTCTTATCGGACCTAACTGCCCAGGCGTAATTACGCCGGATGAATGCAAAATCGGCATTATGCCTGGTTACATTCATACAGCTGGACATGTTGGCGTAATTTCTCGCTCAGGAACATTGACTTATGAAGCGGTTCATCAATTGACGACTCGTGGAATTGGACAATCTTCTGCAGTAGGAATCGGCGGCGACCCGGTTAAGGGCTCTGAGTTTATCGATATCTTGAATCTTTTCAATGAAGATCCAGATACCTACGCGGTTATCATGATTGGTGAAATCGGCGGTACAGCAGAGGAAGAAGCTGCTGAGTGGATTAAAGCAAACATGAAAAAACCAGTTGTCGGCTTCATTGGCGGCGCAACAGCGCCTCCGGGCAAACGGATGGGACATGCTGGCGCAATCATTTCCGGTGGTAAAGGAACAGCTGCTGAAAAAATCGCAACACTTGAAGCTTGCGGCATTAAAGTAGCTCCAACACCATCTGAGATGGGTTCAACGCTTGTGAGTGTTCTTGAAGAGCAAGGCCTTCTTGAAAAATGCATCACACGCAAATAATTATATAGTTTGATCTAAGGTAAGCAACCTTTCAACGACCCGATAACGGGAGTTGGAAGGTTGCTTTTTTTTTTGCGGATTGCCATTATTTTATCGGCTGACTTGCATTCTTATGCTATCTACCGCACAATAGATAAGTATGTAGGCCAGCCCGAGTAGAGAAGGGGCTTGGTACAGATGACTAAAAAACAAGATATTCGTAGACAAATGGTTATTGCCTTTCACGAAATTCCTGGCATAGGATGGCATGCAATTCAGAAGGCTGTTCACCATGAATTTTGGAATAAACGCTCATGGAGCATAGAAGATTTACTTGCTATAGGCCTGCATCGTGGTCAAGCGAAAGCAGCGGCTGAACGTTATGCAGAGCGTCCATGGATTTTGACAGAAGATCCGTCAGAAGCAGTTGCTGCAGTAAATGCAATCGCATTAACGCCTTATGATACCGAATATCCGAAAATTTTAAGAGAGATTGCACAGCCGCCTTGGGTCTTGTATGCTAGAGGACGTCTTGAGCTGCTGCAGCGTCCAGCAATTGCAGTAGTAGGTACAAGAGTGCCGACCGCATATGGCAGGCAATCAGCGACTACGCTGGCACAGGAGCTTTCCTCTGCTGGCTTGACGGTGGTTAGCGGCCTAGCCAAAGGTGTCGATAGCAAAGCTCATGAAGCAGCGTTGTACGGAGCGGGAGGAACGATTGCTGTTCTGCCTACGCCTATTGATAAGTGTTATCCAACTGAGAATCTATCATTGTTTCACAAAATTGCCGAGCATGGCTTGCTCGTCTCAGAAACGCCGATCGGTACTCCGCTGCATCCTGGACAATTTCCGCAGCGCAATCGTATTATTGCGGCATTATCCGTAGGAACGGTTATTGTGGAAGGCGCAACGAAGAGCGGCTCTCTGATAACAGCACAGCATGCGATGGACATGTCTCGGGAGTTGTTTGCTGTACCCGGTCCAAACTCATCGCCTAAGAGTGAGGGGCCAAATGCGCTCATCAAACGCGGAGAAGCAAAGCTTATTAGCTGCGTTGAAGATATTATCGATGAGCTGAATTGGCTGCCGGAAGCGCTTAAAGCTTACAAGGAAGCAGATGCAGCGAGCAAGTCCGAACAGGAATTAAATAAGCCAGAGCTCACGCCTGAGGAGAGTAAATTGATTGCTTTTTTACGAGATCAGCCCTTATCTATTAATGAGTTGCACGAGCTCTCCGCCTTCCCGTTTGGACATTTGAACGCACTTCTGCTAAATTTATGTATAAAACGCAAAATTGAATTGCAGCCCGGATCAATATATATTGCTTTATAGCTTGCAATGGAGAGAGGAGGCGCCTTACATGGCAGATTCTTTAGTTATCGTCGAATCACCCGCGAAAGCCAAAACGATTGGTAAATATCTTGGCAGTAAATATATCGTTAAAGCTTCTATGGGACATATTCGCGATTTGCCCAAAAGCCAGATCGGCGTCGAGGTTGAAAATGATTTTAATCCTAAATACATAACCATACGCGGCAAAGGCAGCATTCTCAAGGAATTGAAGGATGCCAGCAAAAAAGTGAAACATGTCTTTCTAGCAGCCGATCCGGATCGCGAAGGTGAAGCGATTGCTTGGCATTTGGCGCATTATTTGGAGCTGGATGAGACCGATACTTGCCGCGTTGTATTTAATGAAATTACGAAACAGGCCGTGAAGGATGCTTTTAAGACACCGCGAAAGATTAATATGGATTTAGTTAACGCGCAGCAGGCGAGACGGATTTTGGACCGATTGGTTGGTTACAAGATTAGTCCGCTCCTA from Paenibacillus sp. FSL K6-3182 carries:
- the dprA gene encoding DNA-processing protein DprA, with protein sequence MTKKQDIRRQMVIAFHEIPGIGWHAIQKAVHHEFWNKRSWSIEDLLAIGLHRGQAKAAAERYAERPWILTEDPSEAVAAVNAIALTPYDTEYPKILREIAQPPWVLYARGRLELLQRPAIAVVGTRVPTAYGRQSATTLAQELSSAGLTVVSGLAKGVDSKAHEAALYGAGGTIAVLPTPIDKCYPTENLSLFHKIAEHGLLVSETPIGTPLHPGQFPQRNRIIAALSVGTVIVEGATKSGSLITAQHAMDMSRELFAVPGPNSSPKSEGPNALIKRGEAKLISCVEDIIDELNWLPEALKAYKEADAASKSEQELNKPELTPEESKLIAFLRDQPLSINELHELSAFPFGHLNALLLNLCIKRKIELQPGSIYIAL
- the sucD gene encoding succinate--CoA ligase subunit alpha: MSILVNKDTKVITQGITGATGLFHTKGGLEYGTQMVGGVTPGKGGTNVDITLDNGTLVSLPVFNTVAQAKAATGANASVIYVPPAFAADAIMEAVDAELDLVICITEGIPVLDMVKVKRYMDGSKTVLIGPNCPGVITPDECKIGIMPGYIHTAGHVGVISRSGTLTYEAVHQLTTRGIGQSSAVGIGGDPVKGSEFIDILNLFNEDPDTYAVIMIGEIGGTAEEEAAEWIKANMKKPVVGFIGGATAPPGKRMGHAGAIISGGKGTAAEKIATLEACGIKVAPTPSEMGSTLVSVLEEQGLLEKCITRK